In Kitasatospora viridis, the following are encoded in one genomic region:
- a CDS encoding FAD-binding protein has protein sequence MTVAATNWAGNITFGAERFHEPRSTDELRRIVEGSRALRVLGTGHSFNAIADTAGDLVSVAALPRVIELDERAAAVTVSAGIRYGELAETLDRAGWALHNLGSLPHISVAGACATGTHGSGVGNGSLATAVRAVELVAADGALVTLDRGAAQFPGAVVALGALGVVTRLTLDVLPAFEVRQWVYEDLPTAELRERFDEIMAAAYSVSLFTSWRTDRIDQVWAKQRGGPDAPATWHGALLADGPRHPVPGCPPEPCTRQLGVPGPWHTRLPHFRLDFTPSSGDELQSEYFVARTDAVRAFDALDAVRERIAPALQISEIRTIAADALWLSPAYERDAVAFHFTWHPAPAAVADAVKAVEEALAPFAARPHWGKVFTTAPRAIRDSYPRWDDFRRLLGEFDPTGTFRNAFINRHFHEVI, from the coding sequence ATGACCGTCGCCGCGACCAACTGGGCCGGGAACATCACGTTCGGCGCCGAGCGCTTCCACGAACCCCGCTCCACGGACGAGTTGCGGCGCATCGTCGAGGGCAGCCGCGCCCTGCGGGTGCTCGGGACCGGGCACTCGTTCAACGCGATCGCCGACACCGCCGGCGACCTGGTCTCCGTCGCCGCCCTGCCCCGCGTGATCGAGCTGGACGAGCGGGCCGCCGCCGTCACGGTCAGCGCCGGGATCCGCTACGGCGAGCTCGCCGAGACTCTGGACCGGGCGGGGTGGGCGCTGCACAACCTCGGGTCGCTGCCGCACATCTCGGTCGCCGGCGCGTGCGCCACCGGCACGCACGGCTCGGGCGTCGGCAACGGCTCGCTGGCCACGGCGGTGCGAGCGGTCGAACTGGTCGCCGCGGACGGCGCCTTGGTGACGCTCGACCGCGGCGCCGCGCAGTTCCCGGGCGCGGTCGTTGCCCTGGGCGCCCTCGGCGTGGTCACCCGGCTGACTCTTGACGTGCTGCCGGCCTTCGAGGTCCGGCAGTGGGTCTACGAGGACCTGCCGACTGCCGAACTGCGCGAACGCTTCGACGAGATCATGGCGGCGGCCTACAGCGTCAGCCTCTTCACGAGCTGGCGGACCGACCGGATCGACCAGGTCTGGGCCAAGCAGCGCGGCGGCCCCGACGCCCCCGCCACCTGGCACGGCGCCCTGCTCGCCGACGGCCCGCGCCACCCCGTGCCCGGCTGCCCGCCCGAGCCCTGCACCCGCCAGCTGGGCGTCCCGGGCCCGTGGCACACCCGACTCCCGCACTTCCGGCTGGACTTCACGCCCAGCAGCGGCGACGAGCTGCAGTCCGAGTACTTCGTCGCCCGCACCGACGCCGTCCGCGCCTTCGACGCGCTTGACGCCGTCCGGGAACGGATCGCCCCCGCCCTGCAGATCAGCGAGATCCGCACGATCGCCGCCGACGCACTGTGGCTCAGCCCCGCCTACGAACGCGACGCCGTCGCCTTCCACTTCACCTGGCACCCCGCCCCGGCAGCCGTCGCGGACGCCGTCAAGGCGGTCGAGGAGGCCCTGGCCCCGTTCGCCGCCCGCCCGCACTGGGGCAAGGTCTTCACCACCGCGCCCCGGGCGATCCGGGACTCCTACCCGCGCTGGGACGACTTCCGCCGACTGCTGGGCGAGTTCGACCCGACGGGAACCTTCCGCAACGCGTTCATCAATCGCCACTTCCACGAAGTCATCTGA
- a CDS encoding LysR family transcriptional regulator, which produces MSVLDEWTGRHASAHDGLDAQGSDPADDLLLRAMADAREVDDFDMRHLRYFLTVVRAGTVSAAAQELRISQPSLSQQIRRLERRIGATLFIRSSRGVELTASGRAFLREIQGIPGQLRSAIAAVAPAPQVWLVGVCGAVPAEVLIDVQNGLSGRRTPGDHQPGARVRMRSVDSADQGELLRHGEIAFGIVRLPIPSPHVVCAVVREEPLGVVMAREHPLAARPELTLRDLTRQRLLWYSEGCAPGFAESVPAQLARLGWNSVLHPVDQDQPALFLHALRTTPNLVALRPRHVVEREPWLVWRPLPTPRPPRERLAVTALRGSYTARVLQETAAERGWLFLAD; this is translated from the coding sequence ATGAGCGTGCTGGACGAGTGGACGGGCCGTCACGCCTCGGCCCACGACGGCCTCGACGCACAGGGATCGGATCCGGCCGATGACCTTCTGCTCCGCGCGATGGCCGACGCCCGCGAGGTCGACGATTTCGACATGCGACACCTGCGGTACTTCCTGACCGTGGTCCGCGCCGGCACCGTGTCGGCCGCCGCCCAGGAACTCCGGATCTCCCAACCGAGCCTCAGTCAGCAAATTCGACGACTGGAACGCAGAATCGGCGCCACCCTGTTCATCCGGAGTTCTCGCGGCGTCGAACTGACCGCCAGCGGCCGGGCGTTCCTGCGGGAGATCCAGGGAATTCCCGGACAACTCCGCTCCGCCATCGCCGCCGTCGCCCCCGCGCCGCAGGTGTGGCTCGTCGGAGTGTGCGGCGCCGTGCCCGCCGAGGTCCTGATCGACGTGCAGAACGGACTGTCCGGCCGGCGGACCCCCGGCGACCACCAGCCCGGCGCGAGAGTGCGGATGCGCTCGGTGGACTCGGCCGACCAGGGCGAACTCCTGCGGCACGGCGAGATCGCCTTCGGCATCGTGCGGCTGCCCATCCCGTCGCCGCACGTGGTCTGCGCGGTGGTCCGGGAGGAGCCGCTCGGCGTCGTGATGGCACGCGAGCACCCGCTCGCCGCCCGGCCCGAACTGACGCTGCGTGACCTGACCCGGCAGCGCCTGCTCTGGTACAGCGAGGGCTGCGCACCCGGGTTCGCCGAATCCGTGCCGGCCCAACTGGCCAGGCTCGGCTGGAACTCCGTGCTGCACCCCGTCGACCAGGACCAGCCCGCGCTCTTCCTGCACGCGCTGCGCACCACGCCGAACCTGGTGGCGCTGCGCCCGCGGCACGTCGTGGAGCGGGAGCCGTGGCTGGTGTGGCGGCCGCTGCCGACCCCCAGACCGCCGCGCGAGCGCCTCGCCGTCACCGCGCTGCGGGGCAGCTACACCGCCCGCGTCCTCCAGGAGACGGCCGCGGAGCGCGGCTGGCTGTTCCTCGCCGACTGA
- a CDS encoding YciI family protein, producing MIHVLTLTYLTPRETVLAHLAEHRAWLREHGDQGRILLSGPRPEGGAVVITADLDDTQVRDLVESDPWHKLGIASYAVLSFEGRNASPGVVTSPVPDDGVLLINVATTDDPAASVDALAAAVDHVAATADGFRGSRLLTSVEGDAIVNFAAWSSKAEFDVIFQDPEFTRRYQAFAETTTDAKFRLYRTSRIITPNR from the coding sequence TTGATCCACGTCCTGACGCTCACTTACCTGACCCCGCGTGAGACCGTCCTCGCCCACCTGGCCGAGCACAGGGCCTGGCTGCGCGAGCACGGCGACCAGGGCCGCATCCTGCTCAGCGGCCCCCGGCCGGAGGGCGGCGCCGTCGTCATCACCGCCGACCTCGACGACACCCAGGTGCGCGACCTCGTCGAGAGCGACCCCTGGCACAAGCTGGGCATCGCCTCCTACGCCGTGCTCTCCTTCGAGGGCCGCAACGCGAGCCCGGGCGTGGTCACCTCCCCGGTGCCGGACGACGGCGTCCTGCTGATCAACGTGGCCACCACCGACGACCCGGCCGCCAGCGTGGACGCGCTCGCCGCGGCCGTGGACCACGTCGCCGCCACCGCCGACGGCTTCCGCGGCTCCCGCCTGCTGACCAGCGTCGAGGGCGACGCCATCGTCAACTTCGCGGCCTGGTCGAGCAAGGCGGAGTTCGACGTGATCTTCCAGGACCCGGAGTTCACCCGCCGCTACCAGGCCTTCGCCGAGACCACCACCGACGCCAAGTTCCGGCTCTACCGCACCAGCCGGATCATCACGCCCAACCGCTGA
- a CDS encoding NAD(P)H-dependent flavin oxidoreductase, with protein MISTKLTELLGIDHPVVCAPMGGVTGGRLAGAVTAAGGLGLVGVSYGDPAFIDEHLPQAAANGGVWGVGCVMFTFDERPGLWDKVLGYAPPVVALSFGSTAQVEKYAAGAAEAGSRVVVQVHDPDQAAVALRAGAHVIVAQGAEAGGHHASRTTLPLIPAVLDVTRGEVPVVAAGGFADGRGLAAALALGADGVMMGTRFAATEESTASPGFKARLVSASTDDTVNTRSFDVVRGIPWDERYSARSVANDFTRTWTGRDPELAARRGEIEPAWTAAVARDDTAQRALFAGENVDRIHDVRPAGQVVRDVVADAERILAGLSRHLRA; from the coding sequence GTGATCTCGACCAAGCTGACCGAACTGCTCGGCATCGACCACCCGGTCGTCTGCGCCCCGATGGGCGGGGTGACCGGCGGTCGGCTCGCCGGGGCCGTGACGGCCGCCGGCGGCCTCGGCCTCGTCGGCGTCAGCTACGGCGACCCGGCGTTCATCGACGAACACCTGCCGCAGGCCGCCGCGAACGGCGGTGTCTGGGGCGTCGGCTGCGTCATGTTCACCTTCGACGAGCGGCCCGGGCTGTGGGACAAGGTGCTCGGCTACGCCCCTCCGGTGGTGGCCCTCTCCTTCGGCAGCACCGCCCAGGTGGAGAAGTACGCGGCCGGCGCGGCCGAGGCCGGCTCCCGGGTCGTCGTCCAGGTCCACGACCCCGACCAGGCCGCCGTGGCGCTGCGGGCCGGGGCGCACGTGATCGTCGCCCAGGGCGCCGAGGCCGGCGGCCACCACGCCTCCCGGACCACCCTGCCGCTGATCCCCGCCGTCCTGGACGTCACCCGTGGCGAGGTGCCGGTCGTCGCGGCCGGCGGCTTCGCGGACGGCCGGGGCCTCGCGGCGGCCCTCGCGCTCGGCGCCGACGGCGTGATGATGGGCACCCGCTTCGCCGCGACCGAGGAGTCGACGGCCAGCCCGGGGTTCAAGGCCCGGCTGGTCTCGGCGAGCACCGACGACACCGTCAACACCCGCTCCTTCGACGTGGTGCGCGGCATCCCGTGGGACGAGCGGTACAGCGCCCGCTCCGTCGCCAACGACTTCACCCGCACCTGGACCGGCCGGGACCCCGAACTGGCCGCCCGGCGGGGCGAGATCGAGCCCGCCTGGACCGCCGCCGTCGCCCGCGACGACACCGCGCAGCGCGCCCTGTTCGCGGGCGAGAACGTCGACCGGATCCACGACGTCCGGCCCGCCGGCCAGGTCGTCCGCGACGTGGTGGCCGACGCCGAGCGGATCCTCGCCGGGCTCTCCCGGCACCTGCGCGCCTGA
- a CDS encoding FAD-binding protein, which produces MSDAHTNAPYDLIVIGFGAAGLSAALSYAEATADRETPARIAVLERAGEAERGGATRWTGAFLRIDRNKELDTDWAEHVSRVSGGLADIEYCRTVERETRATLEFVEKHGVEIAFEPFPLPHRFAAGRPSMADPASPRGGGASIVEHLGAALENDPRVDIRYRTEALRLTTAEDGTVDGVLVRGADGRTQRLSGRAVVLACGGFEGNPEMLTRYIGAKACDLPLIAPGIANNRGDALRMALELGADTAGQFDGIHAEPVDTRTAKADSVLYGFATGIFVNRRTERFFDEGRDTWDNTFEHVGYEIWKNQDQEAYWIADAKTLAIPGFLTSLLSDVPPEQADTLEGLAGRLGIDAEGLEKTVAEFNAAVGPGEFDPTRLDGKATVGIEPQKSNWAVPLDTAPFIGVPLTSAICFTYGGIRTDLSGRVVSPAGTAIPGLYAAGEATGLFYHAYPPATSVLRSLIFGRLAAQHAAAQA; this is translated from the coding sequence ATGTCCGACGCGCACACCAACGCCCCGTACGACCTCATCGTGATCGGCTTCGGCGCCGCCGGCCTGTCCGCCGCGCTCTCCTACGCCGAGGCCACCGCCGACCGGGAGACCCCGGCGAGGATCGCGGTCCTGGAGCGCGCCGGCGAGGCGGAGCGCGGCGGCGCCACCCGCTGGACCGGCGCCTTCCTGCGGATCGACCGGAACAAGGAGTTGGACACCGACTGGGCCGAGCACGTCAGCCGGGTCTCCGGCGGCCTGGCCGACATCGAGTACTGCCGCACCGTCGAGCGCGAGACCAGGGCGACCCTGGAGTTCGTGGAGAAGCACGGCGTCGAGATCGCCTTCGAGCCCTTCCCGCTGCCGCACAGGTTCGCCGCCGGCCGCCCGTCCATGGCCGACCCCGCCAGCCCCCGCGGCGGCGGCGCCTCGATCGTCGAACACCTGGGCGCCGCCCTGGAGAACGACCCGCGCGTCGACATCCGCTACCGGACCGAGGCGCTGCGCCTGACCACCGCCGAGGACGGCACCGTCGACGGCGTCCTGGTCCGCGGCGCCGACGGCCGCACCCAGCGGCTCTCCGGCCGCGCCGTCGTGCTGGCCTGCGGCGGCTTCGAGGGCAACCCGGAGATGCTGACCCGCTACATCGGCGCGAAGGCCTGCGACCTGCCGCTGATCGCCCCCGGCATCGCCAACAACCGCGGTGACGCGCTGCGGATGGCCCTGGAGCTGGGCGCCGACACGGCCGGCCAGTTCGACGGCATCCACGCCGAGCCGGTCGACACCCGCACCGCCAAGGCCGACTCCGTCCTGTACGGCTTCGCCACCGGCATCTTCGTCAACCGCCGCACGGAGCGCTTCTTCGACGAGGGCCGCGACACCTGGGACAACACCTTCGAGCACGTCGGCTACGAGATCTGGAAGAACCAGGACCAGGAGGCCTACTGGATCGCCGACGCCAAGACCCTCGCCATCCCCGGGTTCCTCACCTCGCTGCTCAGCGACGTGCCGCCGGAGCAGGCCGACACCCTGGAGGGGCTGGCCGGCCGGCTCGGCATCGACGCCGAGGGCCTGGAGAAGACCGTCGCCGAGTTCAACGCCGCTGTCGGCCCCGGCGAGTTCGACCCGACCCGGCTGGACGGCAAGGCCACCGTCGGCATCGAGCCGCAGAAGTCCAACTGGGCCGTCCCGCTGGACACCGCGCCGTTCATCGGCGTCCCGCTGACCTCCGCGATCTGCTTCACCTACGGCGGCATCCGCACCGACCTGAGCGGACGGGTCGTCAGCCCCGCCGGCACCGCCATCCCCGGCCTGTACGCGGCGGGCGAGGCCACCGGCCTCTTCTACCACGCCTACCCGCCGGCGACCTCCGTGCTGCGCTCGCTGATCTTCGGCCGGCTCGCCGCGCAGCACGCCGCCGCCCAGGCATAG
- a CDS encoding MFS transporter, which yields MSETRGAPVQAADEARPTATAEAPAPTPAPTATPAAPLWWVWLAAWPITAVFVLSNAATPLYVLWQHSIGFSKGTLTVVFAFYIVGLIGSLLVSGVVSDRIGRKPVLLPALALGLAACLIFATATSVAALIVARLFTGIAVGSVVSAGMAAVTDVAGPERKRIAALLASCAMVFGAGLGPLLAGVLSEVAPGPTVTVFVVEAVVLATAVLVVLRMPVRRPASRGTGAWIRVPSVPSGNGRQLALGIAVFAPGITATSFVLSLGPSLLSGLLGTTNRIVAGAMAFAMFCTATGVQFAVQKLRRRTILTAGAVSTTLSMVSLVVAVHSHAVAVLILAALLAGAGQGLGQLGGLSLLNSSIAPARLAEANAALNVGGYIPAGILPVSAGYLSDAVGLTNGATIFGAVLTALAVIGGLVVLATKQQVTDPA from the coding sequence ATGTCCGAAACCAGGGGCGCACCCGTCCAGGCCGCCGATGAGGCGCGGCCCACCGCGACCGCCGAGGCCCCCGCCCCCACCCCCGCCCCCACCGCCACGCCTGCCGCCCCGCTGTGGTGGGTGTGGCTGGCCGCGTGGCCGATCACCGCCGTCTTCGTGCTGTCGAACGCGGCCACGCCGCTGTACGTGCTGTGGCAGCACTCCATCGGCTTCTCCAAGGGCACCCTGACCGTGGTGTTCGCGTTCTACATCGTCGGCCTGATCGGCTCGCTGCTGGTCTCCGGCGTGGTCTCCGACCGCATCGGCCGCAAACCCGTGCTGCTCCCGGCGCTGGCCCTCGGCCTCGCCGCCTGCCTGATCTTCGCGACGGCCACCAGCGTGGCCGCGCTGATCGTGGCGCGGCTGTTCACCGGCATCGCGGTCGGCTCGGTGGTCTCGGCCGGCATGGCCGCGGTGACCGACGTCGCCGGGCCGGAGCGCAAGCGGATCGCCGCCCTGCTGGCCTCCTGCGCGATGGTCTTCGGCGCCGGCCTCGGCCCGCTGCTCGCCGGCGTGCTCTCCGAGGTGGCCCCGGGGCCGACGGTCACCGTGTTCGTCGTCGAGGCGGTGGTGCTGGCCACCGCCGTGCTGGTGGTGCTGCGGATGCCGGTGCGCCGGCCCGCGAGCCGCGGCACGGGCGCCTGGATCCGGGTGCCCAGCGTGCCGAGCGGGAACGGCCGTCAACTCGCCCTCGGCATCGCAGTGTTCGCCCCCGGCATCACCGCCACCTCGTTCGTGCTCTCGCTCGGCCCCTCGCTGCTGTCCGGCCTGCTCGGCACCACCAACCGGATCGTGGCAGGCGCGATGGCCTTCGCGATGTTCTGCACCGCGACCGGCGTGCAGTTCGCGGTGCAGAAGCTGCGCCGGCGCACCATCCTGACGGCCGGCGCGGTGAGCACCACGCTGAGCATGGTCTCGCTGGTCGTCGCCGTGCACTCCCACGCGGTCGCCGTCCTGATCCTCGCCGCGCTGCTGGCCGGCGCCGGCCAGGGCCTGGGCCAGCTCGGCGGCCTGTCGCTGCTCAACTCCAGCATCGCGCCGGCCCGGCTCGCCGAGGCCAACGCCGCGCTGAACGTGGGCGGTTACATCCCGGCCGGCATCCTGCCGGTCTCGGCCGGCTACCTGAGCGACGCCGTGGGCCTGACCAACGGCGCCACCATCTTCGGCGCCGTGCTGACCGCCCTCGCGGTGATCGGCGGCCTGGTCGTCCTCGCCACCAAGCAGCAGGTGACCGACCCGGCCTGA
- a CDS encoding 3-hydroxy-3-methylglutaryl-CoA lyase, translating into MSIVNIDVTLRDGGYRNGFNFPLDYALRHAALSVEAGFDWVEIAYRKGSLLPIPNIGLTGRGDDEFIAAVAREIGPDRVAMILHPKNITEHDLPAMYAAGARLVRIILPAEGYGPGLEYIRQAKETGYTVGVNFARISQWSGRGIVEVATAATDAGAEFVYLADSNGSLSPVDTTDLTTLTKSVTGGPVGLHAHNNLGLALSNAISAVAAGATWMDSSIQGMGKGPGNLIAEQWLAHLDRTGTAATPLHLGHALELAELLLATVPEGTPSLPLPDLVLGRYDLPVEHRKDVVGGSHHDGIATARILATVR; encoded by the coding sequence GTGAGCATCGTCAACATAGACGTCACCCTCCGTGACGGCGGTTACCGCAACGGCTTCAACTTCCCCCTGGACTACGCGCTCAGGCACGCCGCGCTCAGCGTCGAGGCGGGCTTCGACTGGGTCGAGATCGCCTACCGCAAGGGCTCGCTGCTGCCGATCCCGAACATCGGGCTCACCGGCCGCGGCGACGACGAGTTCATCGCCGCCGTCGCCCGGGAGATCGGACCGGACCGGGTCGCGATGATCCTCCACCCGAAGAACATCACCGAGCACGACCTGCCCGCGATGTACGCCGCCGGCGCCCGCCTGGTCCGCATCATCCTCCCCGCCGAGGGCTACGGGCCCGGCCTGGAGTACATCCGCCAGGCCAAGGAGACCGGCTACACCGTCGGCGTCAACTTCGCCCGGATCAGCCAGTGGTCGGGCCGCGGCATCGTCGAGGTGGCCACCGCCGCGACCGACGCCGGCGCCGAGTTCGTCTACCTCGCCGACTCCAACGGCAGCCTCTCCCCGGTGGACACCACCGACCTCACCACCCTGACCAAGTCGGTCACCGGCGGCCCGGTCGGCCTGCACGCGCACAACAACCTGGGCCTGGCCCTGTCCAACGCGATCAGCGCGGTCGCCGCCGGCGCGACCTGGATGGACTCCTCGATCCAGGGCATGGGCAAGGGCCCGGGCAACCTGATCGCCGAACAGTGGCTGGCCCACCTCGACCGCACCGGCACCGCCGCCACCCCCCTCCACCTGGGCCACGCACTGGAGTTGGCCGAACTGCTGCTCGCCACCGTCCCGGAGGGCACCCCCTCCCTCCCGCTGCCCGACCTGGTCCTGGGCCGCTACGACCTGCCGGTCGAGCACCGCAAGGACGTGGTGGGCGGCAGCCACCACGACGGGATCGCCACCGCGCGCATCCTCGCCACCGTCCGGTGA
- a CDS encoding ArsR/SmtB family transcription factor translates to MPTTTPAAPACEVLPEPPDLPEPLAEPAVDQLRLETVLGALSDPLRLAIVRKLLLESEGFDHPCGWFGLDRPKSSLTHHFRALRDAGVTRQRQYGLERRSQVRVHDLDARFPGLLDLVANWTPRP, encoded by the coding sequence ATGCCTACGACCACGCCCGCCGCACCCGCCTGCGAGGTGCTCCCGGAGCCGCCCGACCTGCCCGAACCGCTCGCCGAGCCGGCCGTCGACCAGCTGCGCCTGGAGACCGTGCTGGGCGCGCTCAGCGACCCGCTGCGCCTGGCCATCGTGCGCAAACTCCTGCTGGAGTCCGAGGGCTTCGACCACCCCTGCGGCTGGTTCGGCCTCGACCGGCCCAAGTCCTCGCTCACCCACCACTTCCGGGCGCTGCGCGACGCGGGCGTGACCCGCCAGCGCCAGTACGGCCTGGAGCGCCGCAGCCAGGTGCGGGTCCACGACCTCGACGCCCGCTTCCCCGGGCTGCTCGACCTCGTCGCGAACTGGACCCCGCGCCCCTGA